The following proteins come from a genomic window of Nostoc sp. ATCC 53789:
- a CDS encoding P pilus assembly/Cpx signaling pathway, periplasmic inhibitor/zinc-resistance associated protein, translating to MKLKALSLVAGAIALTLSATSFAVTAQTASPSPLLLAQTPQKERGPWKELNLTDTQKTQIQAIRRDSRAKFEAVLTPEQKAKLEAAKQARRAEWQARKAQGQTGQGQRQPGQRRGKGGYADLNLTEAQKTQMRQIRESEKQQIQAILTPEQRQKIEQYRQNAPSRRQQGNPQ from the coding sequence ATGAAACTCAAAGCATTATCGCTAGTCGCTGGAGCCATCGCCCTTACTTTAAGCGCAACCTCCTTTGCTGTTACCGCCCAAACAGCCTCTCCTTCACCCTTGTTGCTGGCACAAACTCCACAAAAAGAAAGGGGCCCTTGGAAGGAATTAAATCTAACAGATACCCAAAAAACCCAAATTCAGGCAATTCGCCGCGATAGCCGAGCCAAATTTGAAGCAGTTTTGACCCCAGAACAAAAGGCAAAATTAGAAGCAGCTAAACAAGCGCGTCGGGCTGAGTGGCAAGCGCGTAAGGCTCAGGGTCAAACAGGTCAAGGTCAACGCCAACCAGGTCAACGTCGAGGAAAGGGTGGTTATGCTGACTTAAATCTGACTGAAGCACAGAAAACCCAAATGCGACAAATTCGGGAATCTGAGAAACAACAGATTCAAGCAATCTTAACCCCTGAACAGCGCCAAAAAATAGAGCAATATCGTCAAAACGCTCCTTCTCGTCGTCAACAAGGTAATCCTCAATAA
- a CDS encoding Coq4 family protein, whose translation MMQPLVASPNPAPHLQQVLDLIDRIAVAQGQDVPQIVEIEKLRFLPTDTFGRTWADFLNEHNFQPFTTGSRRKQLHDGIHVLTGYGADLIGEAEVQAFLLGTKFSITNLMLGLGLLRVIHKSLNSRQQFSWARLWQAYQRGCNSQFDPDTWQPELLWHLPLTNVQSLFSIVKN comes from the coding sequence ATGATGCAACCCTTGGTCGCTTCTCCAAATCCCGCTCCTCACCTGCAACAGGTTTTAGATTTAATCGATCGCATTGCTGTAGCACAAGGGCAAGATGTTCCCCAAATTGTGGAAATAGAAAAATTACGTTTCCTCCCTACTGACACTTTTGGCAGAACTTGGGCAGATTTCCTCAATGAACACAATTTCCAACCCTTTACAACTGGTAGCCGTCGTAAACAACTACATGATGGAATTCACGTTCTTACAGGCTATGGTGCTGACTTAATTGGTGAAGCAGAAGTACAGGCATTCTTATTAGGAACAAAATTTAGCATAACTAATTTGATGTTGGGATTAGGACTGTTGCGAGTCATTCATAAAAGCCTAAATTCTCGACAACAATTTAGCTGGGCCAGACTCTGGCAAGCGTACCAACGCGGTTGTAATTCTCAATTTGACCCAGATACTTGGCAACCAGAATTACTATGGCACTTACCGTTGACTAATGTTCAGTCCTTATTTTCCATAGTCAAAAATTAA
- the sipA gene encoding regulatory protein SipA encodes MSQEFAIGSKVRVVALPPFVKTAEPMPMLRPPDVIHIGEEGIVLDRRPGGYWGIRFTKGAFLLDSQYIESIDKPSESDSK; translated from the coding sequence ATGTCTCAAGAATTTGCAATTGGTAGTAAAGTTCGTGTTGTGGCACTACCACCCTTCGTCAAAACTGCTGAACCTATGCCCATGCTGCGCCCCCCTGATGTTATTCACATTGGCGAAGAAGGTATAGTCCTTGACCGCCGTCCCGGTGGATATTGGGGTATTCGCTTCACTAAGGGAGCTTTTCTCTTAGATAGCCAATACATCGAAAGCATAGATAAACCTAGCGAATCTGACTCTAAGTGA
- a CDS encoding peroxiredoxin — MISRRTFLNILFASCISFISWLNFIPAADALGGKLPAINQPAPEFTLPTNTGDGKISLSDLRGKWLVLYFYPKDFTSGCTIEARRFQQDLPQYLEKNAQIIGVSADDIDSHAKFCDSEGLKFPLLADTDGSVSKAYGSWLGFLSMRHSFIIDPQGVLRETFVKVNPTVHSSEVLARLEKLQSTAS; from the coding sequence ATGATTTCCCGCCGCACTTTTTTAAACATATTATTTGCCAGCTGTATTTCTTTCATCAGCTGGCTGAACTTTATACCTGCTGCTGATGCCCTTGGTGGTAAACTTCCGGCAATTAATCAACCCGCACCAGAGTTTACTTTGCCAACTAACACAGGTGATGGCAAAATTTCCCTCTCTGACTTGCGCGGTAAGTGGCTAGTTCTCTACTTTTATCCTAAAGACTTCACCTCTGGTTGTACTATAGAGGCTCGCCGTTTTCAGCAAGACTTACCCCAATACCTCGAAAAAAATGCCCAGATTATTGGCGTAAGTGCTGATGATATTGATTCTCACGCCAAATTTTGTGATTCTGAGGGACTAAAATTCCCACTTTTAGCTGACACTGATGGTTCAGTGAGTAAAGCTTACGGTTCGTGGCTCGGCTTCTTATCGATGCGCCATAGTTTTATCATTGATCCTCAAGGTGTTTTGCGCGAGACTTTTGTCAAAGTCAACCCAACTGTTCATAGTTCAGAAGTGCTGGCACGATTAGAAAAGTTACAGTCTACAGCTTCTTAG
- a CDS encoding DUF2157 domain-containing protein: MSSPLERPLKFEIRLPSSHPQLLEGLDIWLRLGLISDTQVRQLCQEFLVCSVVLPPQPEAKKKVVFLTSDPVQELPVAALQSSRHRQPQQKTVEPNFLSTMLQSLGAELSVRWLLFLGVFLVVVSSGVLAASQWEKFPASGQYGVLFAYTLSFWGLSFWATRQNNLRLTAQTLLIVTLLLVPVNFWAMDSFQLWQNPVDLVAVAIAWPTLTVITVLLSKNRTIFTNLRTGKLPLANILGLSYLHWGWQLPGFPLIAIYVAMIGTTIITIFHNYQQPNLVSEEDRSNRRSLSISLPAAVIIYALIVLLVRAIFVAGVNVTQLGLAIGICGWLVTWLVQERVGGRGQESRGAGGAEEVTVIYPSSSSPPFPSSLFLWEKLGGILLFLGWLVSVVNYPWQAIAVSGLGLWFVGSRLRRHSLKLDFAAVFVIGLETIWLGWRLVPDSLQKLAIATGTQLTNSQNEPWALLGVALFPYIILMVVLTDSLHRTEKRELAKFGELLTLLLGAFLTTIAIVNPVLRSLNLLFSTITLAFVTQRRSPASLPLVYLTHVIGVLTFCSTIHWLAPTLSQQVWASILLALMVAEWRFSVEGGVWQRSAWDVGLGLAAASFFLLWMNAESSWYGVADSQAYLGALWLVTPIALTGVANCTTTERRTTTRYLSVLAVGVAQLLTLQLPGTRLIGLAVGTGLMFVNTRYLRNQISAVITEGFALSFIVALLWTGIPGLPHLLLGGWFLVGAIAILILWLARTVLSRRGNELALNYAAASDKWAIALCAFELLSLTLHSVLIYSGFITSGFLYLAATIITLKAIVYRSWREPNNWAFYGIGWSLELLIAQVLGFGERSIVRIAIAERGLPIANIALGLIAQLVGEWWRRRHQLEKLPSSLHILPLIYGAFSVLLRLNTFTEWTGLYSLGVALIIIGVGRRRENFKPLLYLGIIGVSISAYELLFYQMSQASGGALGDGLIAMSALGASIMYAYRILSPWLVNYLRLTPQELKRIAHIHWAWSSCLLMAAIPLPIGINRLVGLATGVFLIRYAIFQGRNSGTSPRILGGITIAEMWVYLGLLEVAGMRVYWRETAVGKFWAGPLVPWNGAIACVVAYFLYILPWERWGWSKKPWQQAAYIIPLIILWETRLQTYPITLVLAAGFYIFLAKIGENIRFTYVSVALINWAVYRWFDSLRLTDTLWYITPIGLSLLYIAQVDTQLRLPEYKAPRHILRLLGSGLICGWAILFNQNTAWIPGIFSLIAIFAGLALRVRAFLYIGTATFLITTIYQSVIFSLQYSFLKWVVGLLVGIFLIYIAANFETRRTQITSLIRSAIDEFQTWQ, encoded by the coding sequence ATGTCATCGCCCCTTGAGCGCCCGCTAAAATTTGAAATTAGACTGCCATCGTCGCATCCTCAGTTACTAGAAGGACTAGATATATGGCTGCGTTTAGGTTTAATATCCGATACCCAAGTTAGGCAGCTATGCCAAGAGTTTCTGGTGTGTTCGGTGGTGTTGCCACCCCAGCCTGAAGCTAAAAAAAAGGTAGTTTTTTTAACTTCTGATCCCGTACAGGAGTTACCCGTAGCAGCTTTACAATCTAGCCGCCATAGACAACCACAACAAAAAACAGTCGAACCCAACTTTCTCAGTACAATGTTGCAGTCTTTGGGGGCAGAACTGAGTGTACGCTGGCTGCTTTTTCTAGGGGTATTTCTGGTAGTGGTATCTTCTGGAGTACTGGCTGCGAGTCAGTGGGAAAAGTTTCCTGCTTCTGGACAGTATGGAGTTTTGTTTGCTTATACTCTGAGTTTTTGGGGATTAAGCTTTTGGGCGACTAGGCAAAACAACCTGAGATTGACGGCTCAAACTTTGCTGATTGTCACCCTTTTGTTAGTTCCAGTGAACTTTTGGGCAATGGATAGCTTTCAATTGTGGCAAAATCCTGTGGATTTGGTTGCAGTTGCGATCGCCTGGCCTACCCTCACTGTTATAACTGTCTTACTCTCCAAAAATCGGACTATTTTTACTAATTTACGTACTGGCAAATTACCTTTAGCCAATATTCTAGGGCTGAGTTATCTGCATTGGGGTTGGCAATTGCCAGGATTCCCCTTAATTGCCATCTATGTGGCAATGATTGGCACAACTATAATTACTATTTTTCACAATTACCAACAGCCTAATCTTGTCAGTGAGGAAGATAGAAGCAATCGCCGCAGCTTAAGTATTAGTTTACCTGCCGCCGTAATTATTTATGCTTTGATAGTGCTGCTAGTGCGGGCAATTTTTGTTGCTGGGGTAAATGTCACTCAGTTGGGATTAGCTATTGGCATTTGCGGCTGGCTAGTAACTTGGCTAGTACAGGAGAGGGTAGGGGGCAGGGGGCAGGAGAGCAGGGGAGCAGGGGGAGCAGAGGAAGTAACTGTAATATACCCCTCATCCTCATCTCCTCCATTCCCCTCATCTCTTTTCCTTTGGGAAAAACTTGGTGGGATTCTACTGTTTTTGGGTTGGCTGGTTTCGGTAGTAAATTATCCTTGGCAAGCAATAGCTGTAAGTGGTTTAGGTTTGTGGTTTGTGGGAAGTCGATTGCGGCGGCACAGTTTAAAGCTAGACTTCGCTGCGGTTTTCGTCATCGGTTTAGAGACGATTTGGTTAGGTTGGCGATTAGTACCTGATAGCTTACAGAAATTAGCGATCGCAACTGGTACTCAACTCACTAATTCTCAAAATGAACCTTGGGCTTTGCTGGGTGTAGCTTTATTTCCCTACATAATTTTGATGGTGGTGCTTACTGATAGCCTACATCGCACCGAAAAGCGAGAATTAGCTAAATTTGGCGAACTGCTCACCCTCTTACTGGGAGCTTTTTTAACAACGATCGCGATTGTCAATCCTGTATTGCGATCGCTAAATCTGCTATTTTCTACCATCACTTTGGCATTCGTAACTCAACGCCGTTCCCCCGCATCCCTTCCCCTGGTATATCTAACTCACGTCATCGGGGTGCTGACATTTTGCTCTACCATTCATTGGCTGGCACCAACCCTGAGTCAACAAGTCTGGGCAAGTATTTTATTAGCTCTGATGGTTGCAGAATGGCGATTTAGCGTAGAAGGAGGAGTCTGGCAACGTAGTGCTTGGGATGTCGGTTTAGGACTAGCCGCCGCTAGTTTTTTCCTATTGTGGATGAATGCAGAATCATCTTGGTATGGTGTCGCTGACAGCCAAGCTTATTTGGGAGCCTTATGGCTAGTTACGCCTATAGCTCTCACGGGTGTTGCAAATTGCACAACTACAGAACGTCGGACTACTACCCGTTACTTGAGTGTCTTGGCTGTGGGAGTTGCCCAGCTACTTACTCTACAGTTACCAGGAACCAGATTAATTGGTTTGGCAGTAGGTACAGGACTAATGTTCGTAAATACGCGCTATTTACGAAACCAAATCTCTGCGGTAATTACAGAAGGATTTGCTCTGAGTTTCATTGTGGCGCTGCTGTGGACGGGTATACCTGGTTTACCTCACCTCCTTCTCGGAGGTTGGTTTCTCGTAGGCGCGATCGCAATCCTAATTCTATGGTTAGCCAGGACAGTTTTGAGCCGACGCGGAAACGAATTAGCACTTAATTATGCAGCCGCCAGTGATAAATGGGCGATCGCATTGTGTGCTTTTGAGTTGTTGAGTTTGACGCTACACTCAGTGCTGATTTACTCAGGGTTTATCACTTCAGGATTTTTGTACTTAGCTGCCACTATAATCACCTTAAAAGCCATTGTTTATCGCAGTTGGCGAGAACCGAACAATTGGGCATTCTATGGCATCGGGTGGTCTTTAGAATTGTTAATTGCCCAAGTCTTGGGATTTGGGGAGCGATCAATTGTTAGGATAGCGATCGCGGAGCGTGGCTTGCCAATCGCAAATATCGCTTTAGGTTTAATCGCTCAACTTGTCGGCGAGTGGTGGCGGCGACGACATCAATTAGAAAAACTTCCTAGCAGCCTTCACATTTTGCCATTAATTTATGGTGCATTCAGTGTGTTGCTGCGTTTGAACACTTTCACCGAGTGGACTGGTTTATATTCCTTGGGTGTAGCTTTAATTATTATTGGCGTAGGGCGACGGCGCGAGAACTTTAAACCCCTGCTGTACTTAGGAATCATTGGCGTATCCATTTCTGCTTATGAACTTTTGTTCTATCAAATGTCACAAGCTTCAGGAGGAGCATTAGGTGATGGATTGATTGCCATGTCTGCCCTTGGTGCCAGTATCATGTATGCTTACCGGATTTTGTCACCTTGGCTGGTAAACTACTTACGCCTAACTCCCCAAGAATTGAAAAGAATTGCCCATATTCATTGGGCTTGGAGTAGCTGCTTATTAATGGCTGCCATTCCTCTTCCCATTGGAATTAACCGTTTGGTGGGATTAGCAACAGGGGTATTTTTGATCCGTTATGCCATCTTTCAAGGACGAAATTCGGGCACTTCCCCCAGGATATTGGGAGGAATCACCATAGCCGAAATGTGGGTTTACCTTGGCTTATTAGAGGTAGCCGGTATGAGGGTTTATTGGCGCGAGACAGCAGTGGGAAAATTTTGGGCTGGGCCGTTAGTTCCTTGGAACGGTGCGATCGCCTGTGTGGTAGCCTATTTTCTGTACATCCTGCCTTGGGAACGTTGGGGTTGGTCTAAAAAACCTTGGCAGCAAGCCGCCTACATCATACCACTGATAATTTTATGGGAAACCAGACTGCAAACTTATCCCATTACCTTGGTACTCGCAGCTGGATTCTACATTTTCCTAGCAAAAATAGGTGAAAATATCCGTTTTACTTATGTTAGTGTGGCGTTGATTAATTGGGCTGTTTACCGATGGTTTGATTCCTTACGCCTGACTGATACTTTATGGTATATAACGCCAATTGGATTATCACTGCTTTATATTGCTCAAGTAGATACCCAACTGAGGCTACCAGAGTACAAAGCACCTCGCCATATTCTGAGATTGCTAGGTAGTGGTTTAATTTGTGGGTGGGCAATTTTATTTAATCAAAACACAGCCTGGATACCTGGAATTTTCAGCCTCATCGCCATTTTTGCCGGATTAGCTTTACGAGTGCGGGCTTTTCTCTACATTGGTACAGCCACTTTTTTAATTACTACAATCTATCAATCGGTAATTTTTAGTTTGCAGTACTCCTTTTTAAAATGGGTTGTAGGCTTACTAGTTGGCATCTTCCTGATTTATATTGCCGCCAACTTTGAAACCCGCCGCACTCAAATAACTTCCTTAATTCGTAGTGCCATTGATGAATTTCAAACATGGCAATAG
- a CDS encoding glycosyltransferase family 39 protein has product MRKQLSKNWLNSQFWLRFLIIILLVIGVFFRFVNIDKKVYWGDEVFSSLRISGYMQSEMNEQLSNGSLLTIKDLNKYQYPNSEKNTIDTIKGIIVEDSQILPLYILMTRFWVQHFGDSVAAVRSFSAFTSLFAFPFIYLLCEELFGSSLIGWMAIALVAVSPVEVVYAQEARAYSLWIVAILMSSFAMLRAMRLKTKVSWWIYAATLVVGFYTHIFFALVALAQGIYVITIERFRLNKTTIDYLISFFAGFITFVPWLWIIITNPQPQAVDWANAKQTLFGSVARWAGILSRTFLDLGISPSDSGKIKFALIPFIIIIFALIFYSIYILCRSTPKKVWLFVLTLIGSLGLPLFILDFVFQKRYATTRYTLPLTLGIQLAVAYLLTTKLTSISPKVWQRKLWLLVLFMIITSGVISCSLNSQAKIWWNQFPERYQEYPKIANIISQSNQPLLISDSGIIPSIQMLGHLVDPKVQFQIVKKNSLPEVTNGFTDIFLFNCSDYLKAGIEKIYNSKLQQINHLLWKVTKST; this is encoded by the coding sequence ATGAGAAAGCAATTGTCAAAAAACTGGCTAAATTCTCAATTTTGGTTACGTTTTTTAATCATAATCCTATTAGTAATAGGTGTATTTTTCCGTTTCGTCAATATTGACAAAAAAGTCTATTGGGGTGATGAAGTTTTCTCCTCATTACGTATATCGGGTTATATGCAGTCAGAAATGAATGAGCAGTTAAGTAATGGTAGTTTGCTTACTATAAAAGATTTGAATAAATACCAATATCCCAATTCTGAAAAAAATACAATTGATACAATTAAAGGGATTATTGTAGAAGACTCACAGATTTTGCCGCTATACATTTTAATGACTAGGTTTTGGGTACAACACTTTGGTGATTCTGTAGCAGCGGTAAGAAGTTTTTCGGCATTCACTAGTCTGTTCGCTTTTCCTTTTATTTATTTGCTATGTGAAGAATTATTTGGGTCTTCACTAATCGGGTGGATGGCCATCGCTTTGGTAGCTGTTTCACCTGTTGAGGTCGTGTATGCACAAGAAGCACGAGCATACAGTTTATGGATAGTAGCCATCTTAATGTCGAGCTTCGCAATGCTGCGAGCCATGCGCCTTAAAACAAAGGTTAGTTGGTGGATTTATGCAGCAACATTAGTAGTAGGGTTTTATACTCATATATTTTTTGCCTTGGTTGCTCTTGCACAGGGAATTTATGTAATTACAATCGAACGCTTTCGATTGAATAAAACCACAATTGATTACCTAATTTCATTCTTTGCAGGGTTTATAACTTTTGTACCTTGGCTTTGGATTATTATTACCAACCCTCAGCCACAAGCAGTAGATTGGGCAAATGCTAAACAAACGTTATTTGGGTCAGTGGCAAGATGGGCTGGTATCTTGAGCCGCACGTTTCTTGATTTGGGTATTAGTCCTAGTGATTCAGGAAAAATTAAGTTTGCATTAATTCCATTTATTATAATTATTTTTGCTCTAATTTTCTATTCAATTTATATTCTTTGTCGAAGCACACCTAAAAAAGTTTGGTTATTTGTCTTAACCTTGATTGGATCGCTAGGGCTTCCCCTATTCATATTGGATTTTGTCTTTCAAAAGCGCTACGCTACTACTCGATATACCCTTCCCTTAACTTTAGGTATACAATTAGCTGTTGCTTACTTACTTACTACTAAATTAACTTCTATTTCTCCTAAAGTTTGGCAAAGAAAGCTCTGGCTACTTGTTCTATTTATGATAATTACGAGCGGAGTGATATCTTGTAGTCTCAACTCGCAAGCTAAGATTTGGTGGAATCAATTCCCTGAAAGATACCAAGAATATCCGAAAATAGCTAACATTATTAGTCAAAGTAATCAACCGCTTTTAATTAGTGATAGTGGCATAATTCCATCAATTCAAATGCTTGGTCATTTAGTTGATCCCAAGGTGCAGTTTCAAATTGTCAAAAAGAATAGCTTACCTGAAGTTACTAATGGTTTTACTGACATATTCTTGTTCAATTGCTCTGATTATTTAAAAGCGGGAATTGAGAAAATTTATAACTCAAAGTTACAGCAGATAAACCACTTACTATGGAAAGTAACAAAATCCACCTAA
- a CDS encoding TIGR00300 family protein — protein sequence MTSRIRFLMCPPDHYDVDYVINPWMEGNIHKSSRDRAVEQWQGLHQILKQHAIVDLVPPQKGWPDLVFTANAGLVLGENVVLSRFLHKERQGEEPFFKQWFEENGYTVNELPKDLPFEGAGDALLDREGRWLWAGYGFRSELDSHPYLAKWLDIEVLSLRLIDERFYHLDTCFCPLANGYLLYYPGAFDSYSNRLIEMRVAPEKRIAIAEADAVNFACNTVNVDSIVIMNKASEALKTRLADVGFQVLETPLTEFLKAGGAAKCLTLRVTEPVRDEIHANVSVESRIIRMEGHLLDAGLINRALDLIIDAGGSFQVLNFNLGEQRQSTSAAEVKVSAPSHEVMEEIISLLIDLGAVDLPHDERDAILEPVIQDGVAPDDFYVSTIYPTEVRINGQWIKVENQRMDGAIAITQTPSGFVARCKILRDLEVGERVIVDVLGIRTIRKTESREQRSTQEFSFMSAGVSSERRVELVVEQVAWELRKIRDAGGKVVVTAGPVVIHTGGGEHLAQLVREGYVQALLGGNAIAVHDIEQNIMGTSLGVDMKRGIAVRGGHRHHLKVINSIRRYGSISKAVQAGAIKSGVMYECVHNNVPFVLAGSIRDDGPLPDTQMDLIQAQEEYAKHLEGAEMILMLSSMLHSIGVGNMTPAGVKMVCVDINPAVVTKLSDRGSVESVGVVTDVGLFLSLLIQQLDKLTSPYVNKVG from the coding sequence ATGACTTCCCGTATTCGCTTTTTGATGTGTCCTCCTGACCACTACGATGTAGACTATGTGATTAACCCCTGGATGGAAGGGAATATTCACAAATCATCGCGCGATCGCGCCGTGGAACAGTGGCAGGGATTACACCAGATCCTTAAACAACACGCCATTGTAGACTTAGTACCACCCCAAAAAGGTTGGCCTGATTTAGTTTTTACCGCCAACGCTGGTTTGGTACTGGGGGAAAATGTCGTACTCAGTCGCTTTTTACATAAAGAACGTCAGGGAGAGGAACCTTTCTTCAAACAATGGTTTGAAGAAAATGGTTATACAGTCAATGAACTACCTAAAGATTTGCCCTTTGAAGGTGCAGGAGATGCACTGCTAGATCGAGAAGGACGCTGGTTATGGGCGGGATACGGTTTCCGTTCAGAATTAGATTCTCACCCTTATCTAGCTAAATGGCTGGATATTGAGGTTCTCTCTTTGCGACTCATAGACGAACGTTTCTATCACCTGGATACCTGTTTTTGCCCGTTAGCAAATGGCTATTTGCTGTACTATCCAGGCGCTTTTGATTCTTACTCCAACCGCTTAATTGAAATGCGAGTCGCACCAGAAAAGCGAATCGCAATTGCTGAAGCCGATGCAGTCAACTTCGCTTGTAATACGGTGAATGTGGACAGCATTGTGATCATGAACAAAGCGAGTGAAGCTTTGAAAACCCGCCTTGCAGATGTGGGTTTCCAAGTGCTGGAAACACCACTGACGGAATTTCTCAAAGCTGGTGGTGCAGCTAAATGTTTAACCTTGCGGGTAACGGAACCAGTTAGGGATGAAATTCATGCCAATGTCTCGGTAGAAAGCCGAATCATTCGTATGGAAGGACACTTGCTGGATGCTGGCTTAATTAACCGCGCCTTGGATTTGATTATAGATGCCGGGGGAAGTTTCCAAGTTCTGAATTTCAACTTGGGAGAACAACGGCAAAGTACCTCCGCCGCCGAAGTGAAGGTATCAGCACCATCTCATGAGGTGATGGAAGAAATCATCTCTCTATTGATTGATTTAGGTGCAGTAGATTTACCCCATGATGAGCGAGACGCGATCTTGGAACCTGTAATCCAAGATGGTGTAGCGCCTGATGATTTCTACGTCAGTACAATTTATCCTACCGAAGTCCGAATTAATGGGCAGTGGATCAAGGTAGAAAATCAGCGCATGGATGGCGCGATCGCAATTACTCAAACCCCCTCTGGCTTCGTAGCTAGGTGTAAAATACTACGAGATTTAGAAGTTGGCGAACGAGTAATTGTAGATGTACTAGGTATCCGTACTATTCGCAAAACGGAATCGCGCGAACAACGCAGTACCCAAGAATTCAGCTTCATGTCGGCGGGCGTTTCCAGCGAACGGCGCGTGGAATTGGTAGTTGAACAAGTAGCTTGGGAATTACGTAAAATCCGCGATGCTGGTGGTAAGGTAGTTGTCACGGCTGGGCCCGTGGTGATTCACACTGGTGGCGGCGAACACTTGGCCCAACTGGTTCGGGAAGGATACGTACAAGCGCTGCTGGGTGGAAATGCGATCGCAGTTCACGACATCGAGCAAAATATCATGGGCACTTCCTTGGGTGTGGACATGAAGCGGGGTATCGCCGTTCGTGGTGGACACCGCCATCACCTGAAGGTAATTAATAGTATCCGTCGTTATGGCAGCATTTCCAAAGCTGTGCAGGCGGGGGCAATTAAGAGTGGCGTGATGTATGAGTGCGTCCACAATAATGTACCTTTTGTGCTTGCGGGATCGATTCGGGATGACGGGCCTTTACCTGATACCCAAATGGATTTGATTCAGGCACAGGAGGAATATGCTAAACACCTAGAAGGTGCGGAAATGATTTTGATGCTGTCATCAATGCTGCATTCCATTGGCGTGGGAAATATGACTCCGGCTGGGGTGAAGATGGTGTGTGTGGATATTAATCCAGCTGTGGTGACTAAGTTAAGCGATCGCGGTTCTGTAGAATCAGTGGGTGTGGTGACGGATGTGGGATTGTTCCTGAGTCTGTTGATTCAGCAGTTGGATAAGTTGACAAGTCCCTATGTTAATAAGGTAGGTTAA
- a CDS encoding DUF2085 domain-containing protein, with the protein MTRVAFNEELQVNWVSLIADFLLVGMVFGPPIAPFLAASGVSLLPGIADIIYFMGNHVCPQPTMGLDLAPPYIMAVCMRCYGTVTGLLITRLLYGVTGGKGFYWLSQYGWSGMAIASVLMMAYPLELAAQIFGLWSFNNYLVTPFGLITGLAWGLFTMPIFHRWRVAKTGSDRF; encoded by the coding sequence ATGACAAGAGTAGCTTTTAATGAGGAGTTGCAGGTTAATTGGGTAAGTTTAATTGCTGATTTCTTGTTAGTAGGGATGGTTTTTGGCCCGCCAATTGCTCCCTTTTTGGCTGCGTCTGGAGTGTCTTTGCTTCCTGGGATTGCGGACATCATTTATTTCATGGGTAATCATGTGTGTCCGCAACCAACTATGGGGTTAGATTTGGCACCACCATATATTATGGCTGTGTGTATGCGCTGTTACGGCACTGTCACGGGTTTGCTGATTACTCGCCTGCTGTATGGGGTAACTGGTGGTAAAGGATTTTACTGGTTAAGCCAGTATGGATGGAGTGGTATGGCGATCGCTAGTGTGCTGATGATGGCTTATCCTTTAGAATTGGCAGCACAGATTTTCGGTTTGTGGAGTTTTAATAATTATCTGGTTACGCCTTTTGGGTTGATTACGGGTTTAGCGTGGGGATTGTTTACTATGCCCATTTTCCACAGGTGGCGGGTTGCTAAAACTGGCTCGGATCGATTTTAG